From Elephas maximus indicus isolate mEleMax1 chromosome 1, mEleMax1 primary haplotype, whole genome shotgun sequence, a single genomic window includes:
- the TSPYL4 gene encoding testis-specific Y-encoded-like protein 4, with translation MSGLDGDDNLPFAKSRDLATPDHATGDPDPRQYRRLQRESDVTQVMADMAGVTLGTAAGSFDCGFALRFRVPINRNQAAAKAGQEKAPPPTGRPKAACASVAFDRTLKNGHLGEELQGPAGEKALEARGAVGVASQMMAGAKAKEVTTKKCAISAAAEKKREAEWVVEEKAVQKERKAVGEMKQEKAARVPKTGNSPGSLEAIDQELSNVNAQADRAFLQLERKFGRMRRLHMQRRSFIIQNIPVFWVTAFRNHPQLSPMISDQDEDMMKYMINLELEELKHPRAGCKFKFIFQCNPYFRNEALVKEYERRSSGRVVCLATPIRWHRGQDPQAHVHRNREGNSIHSFFNWFSDNNLQEFDKIAEIIKDELWPNPLQYYLMGEGGRRGMRGPAREPVENPLSFRFQSG, from the coding sequence ATGAGTGGTCTGGATGGGGACGATAACCTCCCTTTCGCTAAAAGCCGAGACCTCGCTACTCCCGATCATGCCACGGGAGACCCGGACCCACGCCAGTACCGGAGGCTCCAAAGGGAATCCGATGTGACACAGGTGATGGCGGACATGGCCGGAGTCACCTTGGGGACCGCCGCAGGTTCTTTCGACTGTGGCTTCGCGCTCCGCTTCCGAGTTCCTATTAACCGCAACCAGGCTGCAGCCAAAGCCGGGCAGGAAAAGGCTCCACCTCCCACAGGACGCCCGAAAGCCGCCTGTGCCTCCGTGGCGTTTGACCGCACCCTGAAAAATGGCCACCTTGGTGAAGAGCTGCAGGGCCCTGCAGGGGAGAAGGCCCTAGAAGCCCGTGGCGCAGTAGGCGTGGCGTCTCAGATGATGGCGGGGGCGAAGGCCAAGGAAGTGACGACTAAAAAGTGCGCCATCTCAGCGGCAgcggaaaagaagagagaagcagagtgGGTGGTGGAGGAAAAGGCGgtacagaaggaaagaaaggctGTAGGGGAGATGAAACAGGAGAAAGCGGCCAGAGTACCGAAGACCGGTAACTCCCCGGGCTCGCTGGAGGCCATCGATCAGGAGCTGTCAAACGTAAATGCCCAGGCTGACCGGGCCTTCCTTCAGCTGGAGCGCAAGTTTGGCCGGATGCGAAGACTCCATATGCAGCGCAGGAGCTTCATCATCCAGAATATCCCAGTTTTCTGGGTCACTGCCTTTCGGAACCACCCCCAGCTATCACCTATGATCAGTGACCAAGATGAAGATATGATGAAATACATGATCAATTTGGAGTTGGAGGAGCTGAAACACCCCAGAGCCGGCTGCAAATTCAAGTTCATCTTTCAGTGCAACCCCTATTTCCGAAATGAGGCGCTCGTCAAGGAATATGAGCGCAGATCCTCAGGCCGAGTAGTGTGTCTTGCCACTCCAATCCGATGGCACCGGGGCCAAGACCCCCAGGCCCACGTCCACAGGAACCGGGAAGGAAACAGTATCCACAGCTTCTTCAACTGGTTCTCAGACAACAACCTCCAAGAATTTGACAAGATTGCTGAGATTATCAAAGACGAACTGTGGCCCAATCCCCTGCAGTACTACCTGATGGGTGAAGGTGGCCGCAGAGGAATGCGAGGCCCAGCAAGGGAGCCAGTGGAGAATCCCCTGTCCTTCAGGTTCCAGTCTGGCTGA